Sequence from the Rhinatrema bivittatum chromosome 6, aRhiBiv1.1, whole genome shotgun sequence genome:
CCCTACAGGAAGTCAAGATTCTAtggttggcagctgggatatactGTATCCTTAGCAATGCTGACCAGAATAATCATAGGCCAATTGGTATTTATCTAGCATCATCTAGTATGCCACTATATTACTTCTGCTAACGATTTACTCCAACCTCGATATTTCTCATTGTATTAGTTCACTTCCCTGTACCGTGCACTGTAACATAATGATTAATACATCCAGTCTTCAGGGCAAATGCTGAGACTtctaataaagatataattaagAATTTTAGTGGACAGACTAATTCCACAATTATAAACTGAAACttgcaggagtaaaaaaaaaagcatttggaAAGCAAATTGATATAATTGTCATTTTAAATTAGTAAGTGGTATAAAATGTGTGCGTTTTATGATTTATTAAACCCTAATGCTTCAGAATTGCTTTAAGAATCAGAAGTTAAATCTTCGCTGTAGGACAGTAGTTTTGATGTAAAGTAATAGTTTCATTAATGTCACTGTTTCAAGGGAAAGAGAGCAAAAGAAAGAATCAATCATATTCTAAACCAAGTAATTATAATTGTTTAGAAATTTAATATACAAATTACATGAATACCAATACTGCCACTAAAtgcatatttacacacataagggAGCTGCTATTCTTAAAATAATATGTAGCATGCAATTATATAATAGAGGCATCTTAATGTATAACATTTGAAGGACTTTATGTATGGTAGAGTATCCTATGCCATTGTAAATAATTAACAATAGACATAATTTCTAATTAGAAGAGTTCAGGAGGTGAAACCACCGCACTATGAGCTTGTCCTGACAGAGATCATAGAAGGGAACACTGTTGGGAATGAGTTCATTTAATATAGCGATACTCGCTGTGTACTGTGTGGAGAGAGAACAACCAACTTACTATGGTTCACCAAACCATGACAGCATATATGACTTTTCTGAACTGCTAACCAAGCAAGTTGACTATGACAGTGTGGATAGCTGACAAGTCCAAGAGCTTAAATGAGTGAGATTTGGTGACGTTAAGAAATTACAATGGGCTAATTCTGACTCATGAAGACTTCATTAAATTATATATTGTGGCAACAACCATTGCTGTAGTCACCATTCCACTTCAGCCTGGGGTTTTATGATCAAAGCCAAAAAATGTGGTCACTGACTTGAGAGTTAAGTTTGATGCCAAGCTGTCTATGAATGATCACATTTCTTCCATTGTTAagtcatgtttttatttttttttaagattgctGTGCCAATTTGTTTTGTAAGCAAGAATGATTTTGTGGCATTGGTTCACTCTTTAATTCCTTTCGCGTAGACTATTGAGTGGCTTTTACGAAGAGGCAGATTAGGCCCCTTCAGCTAGTTTAAAGTACTGCCACAAATGTACAACATAACGATGCTGGCCACAGTGGGCAGGGTTGGACGGCATCGCTCCTGCCCTTTTCATCATAGAAACCCCACAGAGAGGGATAAGTGGGGTCTGGGAGGAAGTCCCAGGAGCCAGTATCTAGCTCTGTGACAGGGGAGTACAGGGTTCAGGAAAGTCCTGGATGGGCGAGGTGCTGCCAAATCGGCCTGGGCTTTGGGCTCCATTTTTACTTTGCGGCGAGGAATCTGAGAGGCCCAGGAATTGCCCCAGCTGGGTCCGTCATGGCTCCTGGTACTTTCTTGAAGGTAGGAGAGGGGCCAGAAGGCTTCTTAGAAGCCTGCTTTGgcttttgtgggggagggggcttacACTAACCAAAAAAATATCCTGAAATTTTCCAGTATTTTCAGGAAAGGccattttcaattcattttatttggaatgaactgaaaatggcctcatttgtcctCTTTTATCCATTCgggtaaaacaaatgcacatccctaaattcaCATTACAGTTGTTTTCTTAATCCTTTTCTCCTTCTTTAAAGGTACTGGGGATTTGAAGGAGGCCCCGTGGCTTCAGTCTGGCTCGCTTTGGATGATGTAGATGCAGAAAATGGAGTCTTACAGGTTATACCAGGTACAGTAGCTTTCGGAATattcttgcaattttttttttctgagagctATGGATAAAGAAAATGACTGATAGCAGGACAAATACTATTTTAGTTCTATATGGCTCTCTAGGAAAATACCATTTCATTATTTGATTGTAAATAAGAATCATTGAAAGAGCCCAATTGTACCTTTTTCATAAGAAAAATGTAATGAAAGCCTTAATCTTTCCTACAATTTGATCCTCAATGTAAAGTTGTATTCTCAGAGCTTTCATGGTTGATTTCAGCAGGACAGGAGACTTTAATCCCAGAGATTCTAAAAGGTAAACAGCCCAGAAAAAGGGTGAAAAGTCTATAGGCGAGTAAGATTTTGGAGGAAGGCAGGAAAAATCAAACTTGAAAATAAAGACTAACATGAATTTGAATCTCTTATCTCTACAGAAAGCCATAAGCAAGGCATTTTGGAGCATCAAATAGCTATGATTCCTGGGAACATGCTAACTGCCAACCAAGAGATCCCACGGCACCTAGTGGAGGCAGAGAAGGCTGTTGAGTGCCCACTCAAAGCTGGGCAAATGTCGGTCAGTAGACAATTTATCATTAAAGTCAGATAATGAGTAAATATATAAACCAAGCTTTTTTCTGATAAAAGATACCACTTGGTAACAAAATGGAAAACTATGTGCCAATGACAAAATAGTTTTCTAAATTTACTACGTCTGAAACCAACTAGTAATTACATTAGACATGATCACTGATCGAGAAAGGTTTTCTCTCTGGGGCTGATGAAATACAGTGGGCTCAGCCAAGctcactgtataacctgcagttggaaacgggttgtagaggcactaactaatccccttatgcaataaggacCCTCacgactcccacaagacttgtcaaaagtccctggtggtccagcgggggtccgggagcaacctcctgcactcgggccgtcggttgccagtattcaaaacgccgccgatagcctttgcccttactatgtcacaggagctactggtgccattggtcggcccctgtgacatagtgagggtgccagccatccattgctcccaccatatgacaggggccgaccaatggcactggtagcccctgtgacatatatcggtgccattttgaataccaacagccaatggcgtgagtgcagtagatggctcccaaacccccgctggaccaccagggagttttggtaagtcttggggggggtcagaagggtggggggtttgtttaaattcgctcctttagctggccgaataattcagtgaagatttgttgtattcgtggggaatcgcgatacgtttcgcttccccacaaatataacGAATATGGccgtatacgttgcggattaccaatacgttgcaaacgaatgcacacccctaataggcaACTGACATCAATTCTGTCTCATAAAACAGTGAAGAATTAAAGTGATTTACCCCACCCACATTTTATCCTGCAATGCTCCTATTCTTTCTCTTCAGATTCATGATGGACTGACAGTTCATGCCAGTGAACCAAACATGTCCAGTAGGAGAAGATGTGGATTTGTCATTCGATACGTGCCCACTACTGCCTACCCTGTACAGGTCTGTTTATAGCTCATTATTATTAATAAAGTAGCATGAGGTCAATATACTAAATTGAGTTAATGGAAATGCAAGCGTTACTGTGTCTTTCAGTGTCTGCAAAATCTGTCACAAGCAGTAAACAACTTGTTAACAGGTTGTGAACAAACTAGCTTGCATTAATGTTAACACAAAATCTATGAAATAATGAATtgtaaaaaaatggaaaatagcaCAGTATCTATTAGCACAGTGAAAAATGTGtattaaaacatataaaacataacaaaaataactatgtttctatatgtaaaaaTGCATTAATGCACTTGAGTTGTAATTGTTTCTGTTACCATCTATgttaatgcacatacttttatgtgtatattttaccTTCTATGGTAAACTGCATGTCATCATTTGTATATCATTAATATCATCCTTTAAAACACAGATAAAAACATCATGTTTATGTACATCAATGGCCAGTGTTAACGTCGGTTTTTGCCTTACTAAGTAATTACCATATCCAAAGAATCAAATATTTAGAAGGAAGGACACATAGATCTTCTCACACTAGTTATACTGAGTTATGCCTGAACAGAGCATTTCAGAAGGTTATGTGATAGACTAAATAGTAATTATATAGGAATTAATTGCCTTCTCATGACTTGTGACAAAGACACaatgaaagagagagatggagtggAATATTAGTGGAGATTACACTTTGCCTGGCCAAGGACCCCATAGATGCtgaatttttatttctattattatttatttggggaaaatagccttagtaaatcagatcctAGAAGAAGTACTATGGATTAAGGCCAGGAACATGTTAACTTCTTGGCCTCTGGTCCATGGAGTTCTTTCATTAGTAGATCCAATTATTGTTAAGGTCACACAAAAGAACAGAATTTATGAAAACAATTGTTAAGTTCCTCCAAAACAACACATCCAGCTGCCCCTCCCTCAAAATTCTTTAAATATGCAGGCCATGGATTTTGTAAAGGCAGGCCAGTGAGATTGTAATCCAAACCATAATCTGGGGATTTCCTACAAGGTAGGGGTGAATGGATCACAGTCTAAGATCAGAGAGAAAGGATCCAATAACAATAACAAGGTCTCCAATACGAGACTaatttgaaatagtaaataaacagAGCAAGAAAATATGAACAGGGCTAGGTTAACCTGAACAGGCAGAAGCCCCATTTTGCTTATTCCCTCTGCTTTGTATCTCTAGATAAAGAgagactacaaatcccagaatgtAATCCCATGAAAGTTAAGAAAAAAGCATTGGCAGAGTCAGGATACCAATAACTGACTAATTTGGAAGTAAAACCAAAATAAAGTTAACTACTATTGTGCCTATAAACCATGTTACTGTAACTTTGTTTAGTAAACATTCACTTTTCAGCCCACAAACACCATTATTGTGTTTCTGAAGGTTTCCCATGTTACTCTTTTGACTCATggagttgtgcttttttttttttttttcctatttcagGACCCTGAACGTCCTCGTACTTTCCCAGCCACTGTACTGGTTGCCGGGACAGATGAATTCCAGCATTTTGCAGACCATGCCCCCAGTTCTTTTACCAAGATGTTCTGAGTCAGGACAGAGGCCTTTTGGTCTCAATCACCACTCTTGGGAGGAAGTTTAAACCTCCATGGTACAATGTGTCAGGGTTATTTTCTATGCAACATGCAGCCTGATTTTGGAAAGCATTTACACTTTAAAACTAGGTTCTACATGtacaaatgcactttacccgtgtaagtgttTTTTGAAAATAACCTGCATTAATTGCACTTAATGCAGGtttttggcttttgaaaattgctacaatagcatgttatatttatatgtgtattgcctttgaaaattcacctgatactGTAGTTTGTGAGAAACTTGTATGCAATTCTACTAAAGAACCTGTTATTTATCACTTCAATTGTATTATAATGTATTCAAGAGCAATAAAGTGTCTAAACAATGTTATACATTTTTGCATTCTTCTCTATGGTCAGAGTATTGCAATGACAATAAAATTATGGAAACAACGTCCAGTAACATTAATTACAGAATGACTTCAAACACAAATCTTTTTCATATAAACCTATAAAAATAGAGATCCTATAAAAAAACAGTTTAGTATATTTATGCCCATATGATTCTGATTGGACATATACTTGCAATCTGTATTGAAAACACAAATCAGAATATGAAGCTTTTATAACAGGGGCCTATTTACAAAAGGAAGGCTGCATTTACCTGAGGGTACTTACTTTCTCCAATTAGGTCATATCTAACATTTTCCCCAGAGAAGCTGGAAAATCTCAAAAATAGGGTTCTAAAATGCAGCGAGTCCCCAGATATGCCTTTCCCACAATCCAATTGGATATCATAACTTTATGTGCAAGTCCAATGAGGTGCTAGaggccagtgtttcccaatcagtCTGCAGTGACACAAAGGTGTGCCTTCGgacctgatcaggtgtgtcaCAGAGAAGTCACCACGGCCTGATGCTTTGATCCAGGCCAGCACCCGGGGTCTGCTCTCAGCATCTTGCAGCCTCTGAAACATCAAGGAGCTCTGTTCTGGGAACCTGCCTAATCATGCATTCCTCTTCTTCctaactacagcatgagccctagaGTGGGGAAAGTAATtaattaacttatttatttatatgctgcctatttggcacttcaaagcagattgcattcaggtactataggtatttccctgaccccagagggctcacaattaaTCGGCaacatgcagggcatggatagctggtcCTCGCTTTCTAcagcacacacattgcacatagcatctcctccttttctccctcctGAGCCTCCTCTTTGGAATTAtctccaggctgagtgagatggggagagggggcactgagcactggatgtgactcattctgagtgATGGAAGCAGCAGCATTGGAGGAGCTCTGCAAGCCACATGTGGCAGCTGAGGtaactgagaacataagaacataagaaattgccatgctgggtcagaccaagggtccatcaagcccagcatcctgtttccaacagagaccaaaccaggccacaagaacctggcaattacccaaacactaagaagatcccatgctactgatgggatctcctccaagaacttatccaaaccttttttgaacccagctacattaactgcactaaccacatcctctggcaacaaattccagagctttcccTTCTCCTGCATTTGAATATAGAAGGGACTGGTCCTTTGTGATGGGTTGCCCTCTGTCtccctgaggtcaatattcagcactggccatttaagtaagttagccggatgtgtcttatctggctaagttacaagggatattcagtggcatggcaaaGCCACTAAATATACGCGTATATGTAtgttcttagctggataagtctacccagctaagtttagacctgctctatggggcttCTAAACTTGGATGAatacttatacagctaactttgaatatcagtgGTTAGGCATACCTACCTCACTCCGCCCTGATCTGCCCAGAACATGCCTGCTTTTTATATATGCTTTTTATATGTGCTTTTTATATGCTTTTTATATTAGCATTAGCAtggttaatatttatttctactttaaacagttatactgcttatagtaaataatataattctttatttattaccagttaaactattatttttatttatttttcactatgttTAATTCTCATCcatttatactgttccatatgttctacggttccatgtaaagctccactctctgttgagcagttctttgttttatgtaaaccggagtgatttgtagtccctacaagaacttcggtatataaaaattaaaaataaataaataaataagtgaattgTATGGCTaaatggcagctgctgaacatatgcacatattcagcagccgctactTAGCTGTACAAGtcccgcttatccagctaaacagtgcagaatgcactttgaatatttggtcccctttgttttaaaatttggaagacagACTGTTAAGGCTTTCAATGCTTCACTAGTTCTTATTTGCCTGCcccatggaggctggtgtgccacacaacattttttctaatgtaggtgtgccttgggtttgaaaagCTTCATAAACTATTCTAGGCTCTTCTGCAGCAGTTAGACCAGATTCACAAACAGCAATGCTAGTCATACActaaagcagtgtttctcaaaccgcaccttgaaaaccCCCTAGCCAATCAGGTTGTCAGGAAATACACACTGAAGATACATGAGACCAAACTGAATACCATGGAGCCAATGTaggcaaatctagctcatgcatattcattgtgggtattctGGCAATCCAGCTGGCTAAAGAATACTTGAGGACTAGTCTGAAAAAAACTGTACTAACTACACTGAAGTACCTCAATAGCTGTCTATGAAAATCCTAGATAAAAGATCTGActaaggggagagggagaaggtcAAAGGGATTGTTCTATACTCTTGAGTGAGGTAGTGAGCTATGAAGGAATATGTATGTAAGTACTTAACCCAGCTTTGGTACCAGAGGACTAAGTACAAACAGTATTTTCCCAGAGGTAATACTTTTACATAGTCTCTCAGATTTATTAGCAAGAGCCTTCTGCTGTATATTCACCTCAGCTGGAACTACTGAGTCTCAATTGAGGACTTTTCCAGCTCAGAGAGGTGCCTGGATATCTAACTGATAAGGAGGACTTATTCTCAGCAATCACCAGGCACGGTGAGACTTTATTCTGCCTCTTGTCAAGCAGTCACATAATCTTGCAGACACTGTttagaaaacagaactagccaggctgcctaaaatacttgtaaaataaaataaaaacacatgtacctaaaaatattgtacaaaaacttttaaaactacATGTTCTTTCTACGGATGTTAGATTAGACACAATCACATCTATAGACgggtcctatattgtctcaatTACTCACATATAGTATTTTTTAATAATACTTACACAATCCAATAAAAGGATTGTGTATTATTTATCGTGTATTAACGCACGCAATAAAcccctatcacatgcgaaaaggggcTTTTCATGTGCAATAGGATGTTAAGGGAGGAGTCaggacagggagggggaggagtcggccgcagca
This genomic interval carries:
- the LOC115094418 gene encoding phytanoyl-CoA dioxygenase-like, producing the protein MKVDAQQMKSFYDTQGFLTEVHVLDKEELEQAKKTFEKLEQKFGKEYTQYSLHNIHLEHEWVMKLAAHPRALEAMTAVLGPNLILLDSRFICKYPSSDVPHKGNTVPYVAWHQDIKYWGFEGGPVASVWLALDDVDAENGVLQVIPESHKQGILEHQIAMIPGNMLTANQEIPRHLVEAEKAVECPLKAGQMSIHDGLTVHASEPNMSSRRRCGFVIRYVPTTAYPVQDPERPRTFPATVLVAGTDEFQHFADHAPSSFTKMF